tccgTCTTAGAAGCAATACGCATCTATGTATCTGTCAAAAATGTCATTCGCTGTGCTGACGAAAGATCTGTGCTTATAATACTGTCGTAGACTCTGTGCGAAAAATAAAACGTGGTAATTTCGGgactgaatatatttattcttatttacttACTGTATTATAGTTAACTTTTCCATCAAAATGACTGTGGAACGTTATTAATGTAAGTATTgtttacaacaacaaaaagTTAATACAGCATTGATCAAATTTTACGACGCttctattttagtttatatggtataatattatattaagggattaattttatagatttcgTACAGTATAGGCATTTCTTGAATAAATAGTTTCCTAAGGACGGTTGTCAATGTTTCAAGGGCATTCGTGATTGACTTTAGTGTTACTAAAATCGTTATACGCCAACATGTTTCTGTAGGCTATCGCGCAAATGAATCTAATCCAGCTTTTAATCTCCAGACATTAGGTAAGTGTTAACCTTGGCAAGGTCAATGTAAATTTCTACAATCAATCAATCTAACTGCTATAAAAGTGAAGAAAGCTATTTGCTACTACAATTAGCCTTCAGCCatactttacattttattgCTCGCTTGCAACACAGGAGAGTCCAATTTTCGAAAATGCttaattctttttatattttttatgttggtACTTCTAAATATTCTATCACTCAGAGTACCAACTCTAAAACATTATACGCTTCTAATACCTGCAGCGCCATCCGTTCAGTTGTCGAGGCATAATGCGAAATTCCATCTTCCACCTTGGCGTGTGGAATTTTTTACTTAGGTAATAACACATTGCACtacatatttgtttagttCTACTGTTTCCTATTTTTGTCGtgaaagttatttttagtaaattgttttatcaGTGGCACTTGATATGTCTAAGCAATTTGTGATGTAATATAACCTAACATGTATTCGTCATTATTATCTTGTAGGTAAATGTTATTCGTATGTAAAGTTATACCCCAACATTCCATTGAATTTTCTAAACAAAGGCGTCTAGGCTGTAATTATGCTACGATTTATCGTAGCAAAACTTCTACGAATGACGTCATGGTGGTAATGAAAATTCATATTTCtacgtaaattattttgatatttttgctataatctaaaaaacttctttaacgCACGCacgcaattttttatatactataagtAGATGTTTAGAGTGCTTTTCACTGTCGTGCTCAGTGACGGACTGCTACAAGTTATGTTAAATGTAAAACCCGttaaagattttgttttaatgtgtaaTACACCCGCAAAACGGTTTAAGAGCCTTTCGGGCCATACGTAACGTAACCAACGTTATTCGTTCGTTTGGTATCAATatgattatatacatttacgaaattactacgctataaaatgttttattttattccagaGACCGGTGCCGTGTTTACCTTCGGCAAGTCTCACTTTGCGGACAATGAGCCAAGCCATTTCTTTATCAAGAATGATCCAATTGTCGCTATTTCATGTGGAGATGAACACAGCGCTGTTATATGccgtatgtattaaaaaataaatatatcaatggcgctacaacccttttaggtctgggcctcagatttctatatctgtttcatgatcatttgttaatctaataggcaagtgggtgatcagccttccgtacctgacacatgccgtcgacttcttgggtctaagggaagccggtttcctcacgatgttttccttcaccgttcgagcgaatgttaaatgcgcacatagaaagaaagtttcattggtgcacggccggagatcgaacttacgacctcagggatgagagtcgcacgctgaagccactaggccaacactgctcatttaaaaatatactattttataaaaagatctATACCTTACATACGAATGCAatcatcgtaaggaaaccggcatgctttAGACCCGGAAGTCGAGGGCGACCTATCAGGGACAGGAGactgatcgcctacttgccaATTAATACcagaaatgatcacgaaagACCTAAaggattgtagcgccactggtttctATTAATATCTACTAATGTATctgtcaaatattaaatacatttgcaGATAATGGCCGCGTGTTTGTTTTCGGCGCAAACGTTTGGGGTCAGTTGGGCCTTGGTCACAAAGACGAGGTGACAAGACCAAGCTGTGTGAAATGGTTGAAACCACATCGGACGATGTTCGTTGCTTGTGGAAGAGCACATACAGTTTTTGTTACtggtttgttttgtttgataataatatttattcggCATGAACTAAAATAGTGTAGCTAAATACAATTGCATGCAAAATTgtcaaaatataatcaaagatTACTTATAGTAATATACCAATTTAAAGACTTATAACGTATGTTTGATTATGATATattgtttcaaaattaaattagttcaAAGTTAAAGTTATCTGGATGAGCTTTGGGATTGGatcgtaaattaatataattagttgGGAAGGGAGTACTCTGTAATTCCCAACGATTGATGCGATCCCAACACCAACGTTGAGTTTTAGGAGTAGGATTCAGAAACGAGTCTAAGCGCTAAGTTTTAACTTCCGTAcaccaaaaatgtattggattttgacatacggtaCGGGAACTATGAGTTACGAGTAGTTCGTTTTTGAATCTCACCCTAAATTGGCTGTAAATATTGAGAGAAATGCTTTATATTACAACGACGACGCTATTGTAGGTTTTGGAGTCCCGGAACTGATCTCGTGACCCTTTATGTCACttattgttttgataaattGGGTTCAGGTGGCTTATCTAAACCGGAGAGATTTAACTTCattttttattccttttaaACAGATACAAATGCTATATACTCTGTTGGTTGTAATGAAGAGGGTCAACTTGGTACGGGGGATGTGGAGTCACACACTGTACCACAGTATATTGAACTTACAGTGGACCAAGCGATACGACAAGTGTCAGCGGGGAGCAACCACACAGCTATTCTTACTGGTTAGTTcatcaagaaaaaaatattaaataattagctAGAAGCATTTAAGCAGAAAGTTCAATGTTGTTGGATATATTGGCACAAAAATAATCCTAATCAACAgaataagttctgttacaaatgaaaatgcatttttttcaacttatttattattttgaatttggaacacgttggaacaattattttaaatgcttcTTTTGATTtagcgccatttcacatattttttcgtgttcagtgtcaaattacaatatggaatggggtgttatAGAAAATAGgtttgcagtgatcgccttgcacaaagtgggtatggagccattggtcatattccagacacttcaaaagcttggtattatcgatatacaggacatgccccaaatcaatcaatcaaatcaCGATTGAataacactacaataagcaaaatgataatatGATGAATGATAGTATGCTCaaagttctaaagaagctgctcaagtaATTGGAAAGGTAgaacgtggtcatcatcctggGTCCGTGATGGTTTCGTGGAGCGTATCTTACCTAGGAGTCACAcaactacatttttgtgaaaaaggagaAGAAAACTAGggccaaagtgtatcaagacaGTCTTAAATCATGTTttgaaacctctcagcaatattatattatagcttttaaatatatatcttggAGCACCTTGCACCTACCGCAAGGAACGATCTACCCAAGGCTTGAAAAcaacgttccggactttataaaagctggccctcatctagcccagacctcattccgttaaactttaaattatggtcagttttaaatgacatggcctgctctaaacgacacggcgacattgagtTTCTTAAAGAATCgttggagcaagcagtggcgaaattagaaacagtgcgtaaatccatagattcgtggccaaacaaattagaggcctgtataaaagccaaaagtGGCCATCtcgaatagaatattgttgtattttttgctgagacttttataaatatgtaggtataaatttgtatactattacattttcatttgtaacagaacttatggctggactaagtatatatataaaaagacgCTCatgattgttaaataattttaagacgCAAAGAGCATTTTgcataaaattcaatatctCTGATTTATTGTGTGATACAAAACTGTATATGTTGACCAGATAACATAGAGACTTTCTTACTACAGACGACGGCCGAGTATTTATGTGTGGGTCCAACACCGAAGGTCAGCTTGGACTGGGCGAGGACACTCGGGCTTCCCTAAAGTTTACTGAACTCAAGTTCATGGAGACAATAGCCTTTGTTGAATGCGGGTATTATCACACTGTTTTTATTACTGGTAAGTAGGCTAAAATGttgttaaatgtatgtagTGTATCTCATGAgacaaaagttttaaattaattggacAAGGCAAACGCATCACTTAGAATTAAGCAACCgttggtaaaaaaaaaacactttttaaatgaattgaagctatgtattgttattaaaaacttatacttACACTAATAAcatgttttcatttttttgcctactttatcattattatacaagTATCTTACAGCTAAAGGAGCAGTATTTGTAACGGGGGACAATGAAAACCAAAAGTTAGGGATTCCAGACACAGCCTCCACAATTTACGTACCCCAAGTACTTCCACTCAACATAGAAATTAAGAGCGCCTGTTGTGGTGCCAATCACACTTTCCTACTCTCAATGGACGAAACAAAAATCTTGGAATTTGGATCGAATGAAAAGGGGCAATTAGGAATGCCTAATACAATTGACCACGTTAAAGAGCCGGCAGAAATTAATATGGAAAAAATGTTCGACGGCTTTCAGTTGAAGTTAGTAGCTTGCGGGGCAATGCACACTGCATTTGTAACTGGTAATTGTagtatttaaactatatttaactattatatatatatgtataacaaattatattcacCGATAATAATACTTGCAGACAATGGGTTACTATACACATGTGGCGAGCCGCGTCACAGTAAACTTTGTTTGGACGAAATTGACGGTGACACCTCAAACGATTCCCCCAATCAATACTCGCCGAAGCGGGTCAGTGCTATGAATGGCTTTGTTGTTGATAACGTTGCTTGTGGTGGCTGTCACACGCTACTTACAGCAACCAAAGGTTCAAACGCAGACTTCAccaataatgattttattgtaaacCAATCAAAGCCAATATCTATCACAGAACTACCTCCTTTACAAAAAATTCCAACAATGAAATCTGACGAAAAAATGGACTTAGAAAAACCAACAGAGGAAACAAATAACGAAGACATCGGATCTATCGATTCATTAGAAGCTAATGTTAGCGGTTCACATATAGTCAATATAAATGATCTTGAAACAACAAGTATGCATGATGTACCGGATTTAAAGACCGATGAACCTGATAACAAGGTAATTGACGTTTCGCCCGctattgaaaatgaaatttcGTCTACCACTGCATCTATAGAGACCACAATCGAAAATTTAATCGCCACTACCGACCATAAAAGCTCATCTATCGAAAAGGGTATGTCGGAAGTGGCAGAAAAGGCAgaagaaataaaagataaagcAGTAATCGAAATAAACAGTATGGAAGGCAAAGCTCATGAAAAATTCGAAAACATTATTCATACTGTAAAAGAAACCACGACTCCAAAGACTCCAATAATACAAGACCTTTTGGAAATACCAGACATATCTCACATGAGCCCCAATATAAGTAAACACAGTGATGATCAAAAGAGCGATGGAGAGCAGTCCGAAAATGAAACAATTCCTTGTGGCTCTGACAAATCCAGCCCTCAAGCTAAAACGAAGACTCAAGCAGTTATGCCAATTGTACGAAATGAAGATCATATAGATCATGAAGACGTCgttgtaaataaaatcgaaGAAAAAGGCCGTTTTGCACGTATGTTTCAGTCAATTCGAGATAAAGAAAACTCCTGCATTGGTAAAGGGAAAGTGATAGAAGAAACAGTTACTGGTAAGAGATATTGTTATCTAACAATAATAACAGCtataaacaaatcaaaaatataaatcatcaAAGCATTTacgtttttttcttattattttaatacagattTCTTAATGTGTTGCAAATAATTACGTGTATTTTGCTCATtcaccaaacttttaaaacttaatgcAATACCAATTCTAATCTTATTCCAGAAGATGACGCATTCTTGTCGTGATATTGTATGCTTTAATATCATGGATATTTTCAGAAAACGTACACAAAGGTCTCGAAACAGCAGAAGAAACTGTTCATAAATTAGAGGAGACTGTGGAAACTGAAATTCGGAATCAAACAAATTCGCGAACTTGCAATATATTGTAATGGATAAATGTGAACTTAAACTTATAAAAGTCTCTCAACTGTAACAGATATATGTATGCATTTGTCCTGTTGTACTATGAAACTATGCACTTTACTACtgcaaaataatcaaataatcaTATTGAAAGAAGACTACATTGTCAAGAAAAGTTAAGAAGCGTTTAGTTTAGCTACGTAGgcataagttatttttaatctttctATCGTTGTACAGTGTTTCTgattaaacttttattgacgtaattttaattttttttaaataaaatatcttcaaCTACACATCAAGGATAAAGTTTACAAATTTCTCCTTCTTCAACCTTTCTTCTTATACATATAGTGTTCGGAAACATAGcaacaacaacaataaaataaatatgatatgtatttttaatacaactagaatattatataagctTCATCGAGGCACAACATTGAAATTGGGTATTTGGGCCAGTTTTAGTCGCCATTAAGGATCTTATAGATTTCTTTGAGATTCTTAACCGCATACTTCCCAAACCAGCAAGATCCAGAACTTTCAGACGGTCATTATAGGTTTGCTCTTAAGTGCTCTGATAATTTACGTGGCTTTCCTTGGATCCCTTTCaaacatattaataacttttatgaaaaaagtaTCTCAAATGCTGAGGCACTCTAATAGTGCTCTAATGTAACatgtatatatctataatgtGTTAACTAAGGGATAAAGAGAAATTAAACGAAatctaaaaatgttttttttttatttttactttataaacagattatataaaacaaaacaaacgaaattctgaaaatatttgtgtcttataaactaaattctGCGTAAAAACCAAcctatatatatctgtatgaTATTTTgccatatacaaaaatatggaGTTCTTATTTTAGCAGGTATAATTTGGTAGTTACAATAAGGCGCttggttttattaatttacattgttaatgGTAAATTAATGATTGTAAAAGtgaaatagtatatttttaatttatacatcaaaagtaaaaaaaatagataggTAGTAATAACGATGTCAATGTCAAGTATATTCGATAATGGAGTGaatcaaactaaaaaaaatgttttattttcaataaaactaatacaGTCATTTATATAATCTCAATAGTTATGgcacattaaattataatttaagtaaaaaaataacttttgtgAAAATATCATACATGTCAATGTCAAAcaaattttagaattattataaatatcgtCGTTGGTAATGTAACCAAgctatagaaattaaaaacgatTTGTTTAACACTAAGGGACCGTTCAAGTATAAGGTAAGCACTATAGCggtgattttcttatttggtgaatacgtcaacagtaattatttacttttttacacatattgcCCACGCATTGTCTACgcttaaaaactaaatgtattttcgaggtttcctacaaaaaattaatacgtgtacatactattattttttagagaGAGGGGTGGAGGGGGGATAacttgcagtaaatctgctaaTACTCGAACGGAGCCTAATTGGGAGTTACTACTTAAATCGTTGTAGACGTAGTTGAGAACTTTACTTGTCACTGGGACAGGCGTGACAGATATTTGACGCTCATTAAACGATTATTCACTAttcattatacaaaaaaacttatatagtAAACATATTAACATTTCTCATATGCAAATGAAAGTTTATTTTGCCGATTTTAtgagatttaataatattatcttttaagAACTTGCCGATTTCTTTAAGTTTCTTGTGATTAGATCCATCTGACAACCATAGACCTGAAAAGTTTTGAATTCTACAGCTGAGTAGTTATATATCACTATTGGAAagtatatttactatatgtaatatttatctgCTGTTCTTGTCGACAGTTCTTGGCAGACTACGGAGGCTTCGTGACGTGAAATGAAGCTATTAAAATACAACGTTAATGATATATCTTCtatgaaaaacttaaaaagcGCCAAAGAGCGTATTAAACCGGAGCTgactttttagtttttgtagaGTTTATAGAAACCGTGTATACATTGAGATTTAACCGCTGTCACTagaaaatgatataaaatcgAATCCATATACATATACACCCATTATCTAAACTTTATACAGAATAGACAAAAAACTCATAGCTCATCatcaaaacattaatattataatgttgaCGTGCCTATAAACGATAGTTTCTTGAAGCACAGTTATTGCACGGTACTCTTATAACTCATTTTCACATTACGCGATTTCAGTCCCTCATATAATAACGCAGGGATTTCCCACGCTTTTTCTGAactatgatatttataatgatttgtagGCACTTATTCCATTCATAAACCAGTGTATTCTCAATATTCGATTTAAACCCCCTTTAACGAGAAAACTTAAACGTGTATCATTTGTAAATGGGCTTATACAAGCGCGTTATGGGAGAATTCTCCTATACCGGGGTTCTAATCTACAGTTTTactgtatgtttttaataaaatatgtactgGCAATTAagatgaattattttatttatatagccCCCAAGATACAAAACCGCCTCGCATACAAACACATACAGCCCTTGGTAGCCGTTCTGTCCTTACCAATCCTAAGAAATAACATTCTAACGGATAACTGTCATGTCCTTTAaggcatacaaaaaaattgtagtttaatttttttttaaatacacctCAAAATTCTTACCAATTTTACACTTAGACCGAATATTGACCACTGCACCACATATTATATCTCCGTGAGGCATATTTTCACCGATCATCAAAAGTAactgaaaacaaaattaccATCACCAAAGATTATAAAGTATTCGTCGGGCGTTATGTCAGCTTTCAACATCTCGTACTATATTTgtcaaaatttacaaatatactaTACGAACGAGATATCTTTGGGGTTTGAGACAAAGTTCAACCTTTCGGTCGCGCTcgtggcaattttttttatacaaattcgtTTGGCGTTCAAAAGTAACTTTGTCTCAAGCCCCTTTtcagtgaatatattttacgtgcgaatttattataattaatatatttatgaccGGCGATATTCATACTGTATTAGTAGCGTTTGTGAGAAAATTCATCTAAACAAGTATATCTATGTTTTAGTGCATCTAGGACGAAGACTGGTTTTGTCTTTCAATCATAAAAATTACGTGAACGACAATGAGAAGACAGCTAAGTAAGGTTTATGTATAggtttttagaaaatattactCTTTAGTAATCTACATTGTCGCCATAAACCTTGTTTTTTCTGCCtaaaatttagtaaatttaattcacacaacgctgtatataaatatatctgcgttaaaaatatcttatccTCTATAAAACGACGAGGTTGGAAATACTTTAATCTAACTTATGTAAGAAATAGTGAAATGATATTTAaggtttgttattttttttaatattgaagatACTTTATCCtatcttataaaaaagaaaatagtgTTTTAGAAATTcgatatattacaatatttggAAGAAAGTATTTTATCAGCTTCCATAATTTGCAaggcatttaaaatttaatatgtttaaataagtGATACGTAAACAAACACGCTGCGTGACGTAAACAAAAGCCAGCGCAGTGTGGG
The genomic region above belongs to Pieris brassicae chromosome 9, ilPieBrab1.1, whole genome shotgun sequence and contains:
- the LOC123713928 gene encoding X-linked retinitis pigmentosa GTPase regulator-like is translated as MIDDIPETGAVFTFGKSHFADNEPSHFFIKNDPIVAISCGDEHSAVICHNGRVFVFGANVWGQLGLGHKDEVTRPSCVKWLKPHRTMFVACGRAHTVFVTDTNAIYSVGCNEEGQLGTGDVESHTVPQYIELTVDQAIRQVSAGSNHTAILTDDGRVFMCGSNTEGQLGLGEDTRASLKFTELKFMETIAFVECGYYHTVFITAKGAVFVTGDNENQKLGIPDTASTIYVPQVLPLNIEIKSACCGANHTFLLSMDETKILEFGSNEKGQLGMPNTIDHVKEPAEINMEKMFDGFQLKLVACGAMHTAFVTDNGLLYTCGEPRHSKLCLDEIDGDTSNDSPNQYSPKRVSAMNGFVVDNVACGGCHTLLTATKGSNADFTNNDFIVNQSKPISITELPPLQKIPTMKSDEKMDLEKPTEETNNEDIGSIDSLEANVSGSHIVNINDLETTSMHDVPDLKTDEPDNKVIDVSPAIENEISSTTASIETTIENLIATTDHKSSSIEKGMSEVAEKAEEIKDKAVIEINSMEGKAHEKFENIIHTVKETTTPKTPIIQDLLEIPDISHMSPNISKHSDDQKSDGEQSENETIPCGSDKSSPQAKTKTQAVMPIVRNEDHIDHEDVVVNKIEEKGRFARMFQSIRDKENSCIGKGKVIEETVTENVHKGLETAEETVHKLEETVETEIRNQTNSRTCNIL